From Triticum urartu cultivar G1812 chromosome 2, Tu2.1, whole genome shotgun sequence, a single genomic window includes:
- the LOC125538989 gene encoding uncharacterized protein LOC125538989 yields MDLCKSNMEMHHMAADSQTTDDKEEHFVAADLISGLSDQMTVRCYENQSVVECLEMTDLTVGKGQSSTETPVLRMMDQGKSSNEGESSNEGKSSTETRALASRMMDQGNSSSEGQSSTETRAFRMMDHGKSSSEGQSSTEMQVQSSNESKSSTETHASRMMDQGKKSSFRMVLDCDENGMPNWCKYYEMLECEDVEEEDEEMTPEGVRMYNKFRKELLEMEAGLRKDREQDQKDALRWERDQIDTPSCYTMDPIPFSLQDEAEETEFTKSDTEEMEMADKLFALGRKGWESAWGDDCGNFEDSTVLSPMHFTHCTPGLIPYAARTVSILQIYSVKIVGTDGKLKLPLHVYGIVAARDAVDYNRNILFSWRRENCQKLTPEDHFLRLTGPSRAIVAVDDVDFEVQLKVKGSSRSRDRALMSHCFTYAGGYHEGLHTTFSSNSFCTVEFSYERLTETVQATILSARVVEGAPWPFEYGGRVMCSSPPREVTDSLSRQVVLVDSRRSDGGGEMPMGSDGFLDLSRHVVSIELEESLQIVVQAYSQSGDAIARQGSVRFRTKYCNISRAICEIGDSKVEITVAWSQLAKHKRDILLEGHV; encoded by the exons ATGGACCTTTGCAAATCAAACATGGAGATGCACCACATGGCTGCTGATAGCCAGACGACAGATGACAAAGAGGAACATTTTGTGGCAGCAGATCTGATAAGTGGTCTTTCCGACCAGATGACTGTGCGCTGTTATGAGAACCAGAGTGTTGTGGAGTGCCTGGAGATGACTGATCTCACGGTGGGCAAAGGCCAATCAAGCACGGAGACGCCTGTGTTGAGGATGATGGACCAAGGAAAATCAAGCAATGAAGGTGAATCAAGTAACGAAGGCAAATCAAGCACGGAGACGCGTGCCCTGGCGTCGAGGATGATGGACCAAGGCAACTCAAGTAGTGAAGGCCAATCAAGCACGGAGACGCGTGCGTTTAGGATGATGGACCATGGAAAATCAAGTAGTGAAGGCCAATCAAGCACGGAGATGCAAGTCCAATCAAGTAACGAAAGCAAATCAAGCACGGAGACGCATGCCTCGAGGATGATGGACCAAGGCAAAAAATCAAGCTTTAGGATGGTGCTGGATTGCGATGAGAATGGTATGCCCAACTGGTGCAAATATTACGAGATGCTCGAATGTgaggatgtggaggaggaagatGAGGAGATGACTCCGGAGGGTGTAAGGATGTATAACAAATTCCGTAAGGAGCTATTAGAGATGGAAGCTGGCTTACGCAAGGACCGGGAACAGGATCAAAaggacgcgctgaggtgggagcGGGATCAAATTGACACACCGAGCTGTTACACAATGGACCCGATCCCCTTCTCACTTcaggacgaggcggaggagacAGAATTCACAAAATCAGACACGGAGGAGATGGAGATGGCGGACAAGTTGTTTGCTTTAGGGCGTAAAGGCTGGGAATCTGCATGGGGAGACGACTGTGGTAACTTCGAAGACAGCA CCGTATTGAGTCCTATGCACTTTACACATTGCACGCCGGGACTGATCCCGTACGCTGCTCGCACTGTGAGCATCTTGCAAATCTACTCCGTGAAGATTGTTGGAACAGATGGAAAGTTGAAGTTGCCACTCCATGTTTATGGAATTGTCGCTGCCCGAGATGCCGTGGACTACAACCGCAACATTCTCTTCTCCTGGCGAAGGGAAAACTGCCAAAAACTCACTCCAGAG GATCATTTTTTGCGCTTAACTGGCCCGTCCCGTGCAATTGTGGCTGTGGACGATGTTGATTTCGAAGTCCAACTGAAAGTAAAGGGCTCATCAAGGTCTCGCGACAGAGCATTGATGAGTCACTGCTTTACTTACGCCGGTGGTTACCATGAAGGTTTACACACCACCTTCTCCAGCAACAGCTTTTGCACAGTAGAGTTTAGCTATGAGCGACTTACAGAAACAGTCCAGGCTACTATCTTGAGTGCGCGTGTTGTTGAAGGGGCGCCTTGGCCTTTTGAATATGGCGGGCGGGTTATGTGCTCCTCGCCACCACGGGAAGTTACGGACTCCCTATCCAGGCAAGTTGTGTTGGTTGATTCTCGTCGTTCTGATGGTGGCGGAGAAATGCCAATGGGCTCGGATGGTTTCCTTGATCTGTCAAGGCATGTTGTTTCTATAGAACTTGAAGAAAGCCTGCAGATTGTCGTACAAGCATACTCACAGTCTGGTGATGCTATTGCTAGACAAGGTAGTGTCAGGTTCAGGACCAAATACTGCAACATAAGTCGAGCGATATGTGAGATTGGTGACTCTAAGGTGGAGATAACTGTCGCTTGGTCCCAACTTGCTAAGCACAAGAGAGATATCCTCTTAGAAGGACATGTTTGA